A region of Pseudomonadota bacterium DNA encodes the following proteins:
- the purS gene encoding phosphoribosylformylglycinamidine synthase subunit PurS, giving the protein MRARIHITLKSGVLDPQGKAIQSSLGALGFTGVENVRQGKYIELDISEDDQAKAHEQLTQMCEKLLANTVIENYIIDLET; this is encoded by the coding sequence ATGAGAGCCAGAATTCACATTACCCTGAAATCGGGCGTTCTCGACCCGCAGGGCAAAGCGATCCAATCCTCGCTCGGCGCACTTGGCTTTACCGGCGTCGAGAATGTGCGCCAAGGCAAGTATATCGAGCTCGATATTTCCGAAGACGATCAGGCAAAAGCACATGAACAGCTCACGCAGATGTGCGAAAAATTACTAGCCAACACCGTGATCGAAAACTACATCATCGATTTGGAGACATGA
- the purQ gene encoding phosphoribosylformylglycinamidine synthase subunit PurQ — protein sequence MKAAVVVFPGSNCDRDVKVALEASSGKTPAMVWHGDGNLPDCDLIVLPGGFSYGDYLRSGAIAANSPVMRAVIDAAQRGTRLLAICNGFQIAAEAGLLPGVLMPNASLKFVCKDVHLRVESADSPFTRNYSPGELVRMPIAHRDGNYFAEARELDALEENGLVAFRYCEADGTLSSGANPNGSARNIAGIFNKERTILGMMPHPERLADVRLGGIDGKAMFDGLLAALA from the coding sequence ATGAAAGCGGCGGTTGTCGTTTTTCCCGGTTCCAACTGCGACCGCGATGTCAAAGTCGCGCTTGAGGCATCAAGCGGTAAAACACCGGCGATGGTATGGCATGGCGACGGCAATCTGCCCGATTGCGATCTGATCGTGCTTCCGGGCGGCTTTTCCTACGGCGATTATCTGCGTTCGGGTGCGATCGCAGCCAATTCGCCCGTCATGCGTGCGGTTATAGATGCGGCGCAACGCGGCACCCGCCTCCTCGCCATCTGCAACGGCTTCCAAATTGCGGCTGAGGCCGGTCTGCTGCCAGGCGTTCTCATGCCCAACGCCTCACTAAAATTCGTCTGCAAGGATGTGCATCTGCGGGTCGAATCGGCAGACAGCCCGTTTACGCGGAATTATTCACCAGGTGAACTGGTACGCATGCCGATCGCCCACCGTGATGGCAATTATTTTGCGGAGGCGCGGGAATTGGACGCGTTGGAAGAAAACGGCCTCGTTGCCTTCCGCTATTGCGAGGCCGACGGAACCCTTTCGTCTGGCGCCAATCCCAATGGCTCGGCGCGTAACATCGCTGGAATCTTCAATAAAGAACGCACCATTCTAGGCATGATGCCGCACCCCGAACGCCTTGCAGACGTGCGTCTCGGCGGCATCGACGGCAAGGCCATGTTCGACGGCCTTCTGGCGGCGCTGGCATGA
- the purL gene encoding phosphoribosylformylglycinamidine synthase subunit PurL encodes MNSGPPITEPAADAEVIAAHGLSAEEYSLIEKRLGRAPNETELGIFSVMWSEHCSYKSSRIWLKKLPTEADWVICGPGENAGVIDIGDGQAAIFKMESHNHPSFIEPYQGAATGVGGIMRDIFTMGARPIANMNALRFGDPAHPRTRHLVSGVVAGIGGYGNCMGIPTIGGECNFHNAYNGNILVNAMTVGLADKERIFYSAAAGIGHPVVYVGSKTGRDGIHGATMASAEFDANSEEKRPTVQVGDPFTEKLVLEACLELMATDAILAIQDMGAAGLTCSSVEMVSKGGTGIELDLDCVPTREEGMTPYEIMLSESQERMLMVLKPGSEGAARKIFEKWELDFAIVGRITDSGRMVLKSGNNIVADLPVGPLVDDAPIYDRPYERRERPEPISAVELNASDVAPLSALRTLLGAPDLCAKRWIWEQYDHMVMADTIVRPGGDAGVVRVHGSNKGLAISTDCTPRYCAAHPESGGAQAVAETWRNLTAVGATPLAITDCLNFGNPERPEVMGQFVGCIEGMAKACRALDYPVISGNVSFYNETEGVGILPTPAIGGVGLIANIDRMARIAFAESGEQILLIGETKGHLDASIYAREMLGREDGPPPPVDLAVERRNGEFVRGLIEAGRVRTCHDISDGGLLVAVAEMSLAALAEGREIGATIDIPDSEIPLHAWLFGEDQARYVVSAGAAQAKTIINDAIGANIPIYSIGLSGGATLTLGGTGAISLNELQRAHEDWLPHYMEAPDGPVSSGE; translated from the coding sequence ATGAACAGCGGCCCGCCGATCACCGAACCTGCTGCAGACGCCGAGGTTATTGCCGCGCACGGTTTAAGCGCAGAGGAATATTCCCTTATTGAGAAGCGCCTGGGCCGAGCGCCCAACGAGACCGAGCTCGGCATATTTTCGGTCATGTGGAGCGAGCATTGCTCTTACAAATCCTCGCGTATCTGGCTCAAAAAATTGCCGACCGAAGCCGATTGGGTGATTTGCGGGCCGGGTGAAAATGCTGGGGTAATCGATATCGGTGACGGCCAGGCGGCGATCTTCAAGATGGAAAGCCATAACCACCCCTCCTTCATCGAGCCCTATCAGGGTGCGGCCACCGGCGTCGGCGGCATCATGCGCGATATATTCACCATGGGCGCACGACCGATCGCCAATATGAACGCACTCCGATTCGGTGATCCGGCCCATCCGAGAACGCGGCATCTGGTTTCCGGAGTCGTCGCCGGCATTGGCGGCTACGGCAATTGCATGGGCATCCCGACAATCGGCGGCGAATGCAATTTTCACAACGCCTACAATGGCAACATTTTGGTTAACGCGATGACCGTCGGCCTGGCCGACAAAGAGCGCATCTTCTACTCCGCGGCCGCTGGAATCGGTCATCCCGTGGTCTATGTTGGTTCAAAGACGGGGCGCGACGGCATTCACGGCGCTACCATGGCCTCAGCCGAGTTCGATGCGAATTCAGAGGAAAAGCGCCCGACCGTTCAGGTCGGCGACCCGTTCACCGAAAAATTAGTGCTCGAAGCCTGCCTGGAACTAATGGCGACGGACGCCATTCTTGCCATACAGGATATGGGCGCGGCGGGGCTGACCTGCTCCTCAGTGGAAATGGTGAGCAAGGGCGGAACCGGGATCGAACTTGATCTCGACTGCGTGCCGACCCGCGAGGAAGGCATGACGCCGTACGAAATCATGCTGTCGGAAAGCCAAGAACGCATGCTCATGGTCCTCAAACCAGGCTCGGAGGGCGCGGCGCGCAAAATATTCGAAAAATGGGAACTCGATTTCGCTATTGTCGGGCGCATCACCGATAGCGGCCGCATGGTGTTGAAAAGCGGCAACAACATCGTCGCCGACCTGCCGGTGGGACCGCTCGTCGATGACGCACCGATCTATGACCGCCCCTATGAGCGCCGGGAAAGACCGGAGCCAATATCTGCGGTCGAATTAAATGCATCGGATGTCGCTCCCTTATCTGCGCTACGCACGTTGCTCGGCGCGCCGGACCTCTGCGCCAAGCGTTGGATATGGGAGCAGTACGACCATATGGTGATGGCCGATACGATCGTCAGGCCGGGTGGTGACGCTGGCGTCGTGCGGGTGCATGGCAGCAACAAGGGTTTGGCGATCAGCACTGACTGCACGCCGCGTTATTGCGCCGCCCATCCCGAAAGCGGCGGTGCCCAAGCGGTGGCCGAGACATGGCGCAACTTGACGGCAGTGGGCGCCACGCCACTGGCGATTACCGATTGCTTAAACTTCGGCAATCCCGAACGACCCGAGGTGATGGGCCAATTCGTCGGCTGCATAGAAGGCATGGCCAAAGCCTGTCGAGCGCTCGACTATCCCGTTATTTCGGGCAATGTCTCCTTCTACAACGAGACCGAAGGTGTTGGCATTCTGCCGACGCCGGCGATTGGCGGAGTCGGATTGATCGCCAATATCGACCGCATGGCACGCATCGCATTTGCCGAGTCGGGCGAACAAATTTTGTTGATCGGCGAGACCAAAGGCCATCTTGACGCTTCGATATATGCGCGCGAGATGCTCGGCCGCGAGGACGGACCGCCGCCGCCGGTGGATCTTGCCGTTGAGCGGCGCAACGGTGAGTTTGTGCGCGGGCTGATCGAAGCTGGGCGCGTCAGGACCTGCCACGATATTTCGGATGGCGGCCTGCTGGTGGCAGTGGCCGAAATGTCTCTCGCCGCTCTTGCAGAAGGACGTGAAATCGGCGCCACAATAGATATCCCGGACTCCGAAATCCCGCTCCATGCCTGGCTTTTCGGCGAGGATCAGGCGCGTTACGTCGTCAGCGCCGGCGCGGCACAGGCAAAAACCATCATCAATGACGCCATCGGGGCAAATATACCCATTTATTCCATAGGGTTGAGTGGCGGTGCCACGTTGACACTAGGCGGTACAGGTGCCATATCCCTTAACGAACTACAGCGCGCCCACGAAGACTGGCTTCCGCATTATATGGAAGCGCCCGACGGGCCCGTGAGCTCCGGAGAATAA
- a CDS encoding BolA family transcriptional regulator, with protein sequence MAMESGEIMRLIQESIPDAEVRIDDLKGDGDHYAALVLSSSFKGKSRIQQHQMVYKALKGRMGDQLHALALKTEVPGEK encoded by the coding sequence ATGGCCATGGAATCCGGTGAAATCATGCGATTGATCCAGGAAAGCATCCCTGACGCAGAAGTGCGCATCGACGATTTAAAAGGCGATGGCGATCACTACGCAGCACTCGTGCTCTCCTCCAGTTTCAAAGGGAAATCACGCATTCAGCAGCATCAAATGGTCTATAAGGCCCTCAAGGGCCGTATGGGCGATCAACTTCATGCACTCGCTCTAAAAACCGAAGTACCCGGTGAAAAATAA
- the grxD gene encoding Grx4 family monothiol glutaredoxin, producing MTDNPVTQRIRQTIDNSDVVLFMKGTPVFPQCGFSATLVQVLSLMGVKFKGFDVLEDPEVRDGIKSFSEWPTIPQLYVKGEFVGGCDIVREMYESGELTEFMTTHGVEQQPRQG from the coding sequence ATGACCGACAACCCCGTCACCCAACGCATCCGTCAAACGATCGACAATAGTGATGTGGTGCTGTTCATGAAGGGTACCCCGGTATTTCCGCAATGCGGATTTTCGGCAACGCTGGTGCAGGTGCTCTCGCTTATGGGCGTCAAGTTCAAGGGCTTTGACGTGCTTGAGGATCCGGAAGTGCGCGACGGCATAAAAAGCTTTAGCGAGTGGCCGACTATTCCCCAGCTCTACGTCAAAGGTGAGTTCGTCGGTGGCTGCGATATTGTGCGCGAAATGTATGAATCTGGCGAATTGACTGAGTTCATGACGACGCACGGCGTCGAACAGCAACCCCGTCAAGGTTAA
- a CDS encoding 4,5-dioxygenase, translating into MTLDCSEPIGPEVIREYHAHIYYDAKTQRAAAEVRAALAERFDVALGRWRDQPVGPHPKAMYQVAFPPKMFAEFVPWLMLNRRGLTILVHPDTGHDVPDHEDHPLWLGEKLDLDIEMLRAFTRN; encoded by the coding sequence ATGACTCTGGACTGTTCTGAGCCTATCGGTCCGGAAGTCATTCGCGAATATCACGCGCATATTTATTATGACGCTAAGACCCAACGCGCGGCCGCCGAGGTGCGCGCCGCATTAGCTGAGCGTTTCGACGTCGCGCTCGGGCGCTGGCGCGACCAACCAGTCGGCCCACATCCCAAAGCGATGTATCAAGTCGCCTTCCCGCCCAAAATGTTTGCTGAGTTCGTGCCCTGGTTGATGCTCAACCGCCGCGGCCTAACAATATTGGTGCATCCCGATACAGGTCACGACGTGCCCGACCATGAGGATCATCCGCTCTGGCTGGGCGAAAAGCTCGACCTCGACATTGAGATGCTGCGCGCTTTTACACGAAATTGA
- a CDS encoding carbonic anhydrase family protein, whose product MIKLDYFAVLIAVAAIVALSLWPLQSHGEGEHEEEHGDNGGQDEHEAAGGHAVHWTYAGAEGPEHWGDLSPDFAACKSGRMQSPIDIASAATGLAVGAPNHDLAYQDVPLSIVHNGHTVQLNYAPGSSMSIEGQKYDLLQFHFHAPSEHTVDGKAFPMEAHFVHKDSHGGLAVIGVMIEEGETNAALTDAWAHLPVHETAETVVVDVNVNASAILPPNGRYHHYKGSLTTPPCSEGVRWFVLSQSITMSAAQIQKFEAAAAPNARPV is encoded by the coding sequence ATGATAAAGCTCGATTATTTCGCCGTTCTTATTGCTGTCGCGGCTATCGTCGCGCTGTCGCTGTGGCCGCTGCAGAGTCACGGTGAGGGCGAGCATGAGGAGGAGCATGGCGATAATGGTGGACAAGATGAACACGAGGCCGCAGGCGGCCACGCCGTCCACTGGACCTACGCGGGAGCCGAAGGGCCAGAACATTGGGGCGACTTATCGCCCGATTTCGCCGCCTGCAAGTCGGGGCGGATGCAATCGCCGATTGACATCGCGTCGGCGGCCACCGGCCTCGCGGTCGGCGCGCCAAACCATGACTTAGCCTACCAAGATGTGCCGCTCAGCATTGTCCACAATGGCCACACCGTTCAGCTGAACTATGCACCGGGCAGCTCAATGTCGATTGAGGGCCAGAAATATGATTTGCTGCAGTTCCATTTTCATGCGCCAAGCGAGCATACAGTGGACGGCAAGGCCTTCCCGATGGAAGCGCATTTTGTGCACAAGGATAGCCATGGCGGGCTAGCGGTGATCGGCGTGATGATCGAAGAGGGCGAAACCAACGCCGCGCTGACCGATGCTTGGGCGCACCTTCCTGTCCACGAAACCGCGGAGACCGTGGTGGTGGACGTGAACGTCAATGCCAGCGCGATTTTGCCGCCGAACGGGCGCTATCACCATTATAAAGGCTCGCTCACGACGCCGCCCTGTAGCGAGGGAGTTCGCTGGTTCGTTCTTTCCCAGTCGATAACCATGAGCGCGGCTCAAATTCAGAAATTCGAAGCCGCTGCAGCGCCCAACGCTCGGCCGGTTTAG
- the rpsD gene encoding 30S ribosomal protein S4, whose product MTKRIESKYKVCRRLGVNLWGRAKSPTNKREYGPGQHGQRRRKPSDYGTQLQAKQKLRCYYGNITEKQFQRYYHQAVNVQGDTGENLIGILERRLDAVVYRMKFVPTVFAARQLVSHGHVSVNGQRVTIASYLLNEGDVVTIKEKSREMSLVLAAVDSPEREVPEYINVNHDRMEGTFVRTPKLADVPYPAQMEPNLVVEYYSR is encoded by the coding sequence ATGACCAAACGAATCGAATCGAAATACAAGGTCTGCCGCCGCCTCGGGGTAAACCTTTGGGGTCGTGCCAAGAGCCCGACAAACAAGCGCGAATACGGTCCAGGCCAGCATGGCCAGCGCCGCCGCAAGCCGTCCGATTATGGTACCCAGCTTCAAGCCAAACAAAAACTGCGGTGCTATTATGGCAATATCACTGAAAAGCAATTTCAGCGTTATTACCATCAGGCCGTAAATGTGCAGGGCGACACTGGCGAAAACTTGATCGGCATTTTGGAGCGCCGTTTGGACGCCGTGGTCTACCGCATGAAATTTGTGCCCACCGTGTTTGCGGCGCGGCAGTTGGTCAGCCATGGGCATGTCAGCGTAAATGGCCAGCGAGTCACCATCGCGAGCTATCTGTTGAATGAAGGCGACGTCGTGACGATCAAAGAAAAATCGCGCGAAATGTCACTGGTACTGGCCGCTGTTGATTCGCCCGAGCGTGAAGTGCCGGAATATATCAACGTCAACCACGACCGCATGGAAGGCACATTCGTGCGCACGCCGAAACTGGCCGACGTGCCCTATCCGGCGCAAATGGAGCCCAATCTGGTGGTCGAGTATTACTCGCGCTGA
- a CDS encoding RNA methyltransferase: protein MAKTNRRQPKTEAAEFTSAGGPAIILVRPQLGENIGTAARAMLNCGLMDLRLVAPRDGWPNVKALTAASGADAVIGRVRLFETVADAVADLSTVFASTARGREMVKPVLTPRQAAAKMRHTSVTRAGILFGPERSGLSNDDVVPADAIIEVPLNPAFSSLNLAQAVLIICYEWSAAAQEATPEYLPVGHSPAANKEEILNFFNMLEGELDSRDFYPTVAMRPKMVSNLRNLFQRLELSQQDVKSLFGVVKSLTRPPRRKFSGEN, encoded by the coding sequence ATGGCGAAAACTAACCGGCGCCAACCGAAAACGGAGGCGGCGGAGTTCACCTCGGCCGGCGGGCCGGCGATAATTCTCGTCCGTCCGCAATTGGGCGAAAATATCGGAACCGCCGCACGAGCGATGCTGAATTGTGGCCTCATGGATCTGCGCCTCGTCGCGCCGCGCGACGGCTGGCCCAATGTCAAAGCTTTGACTGCGGCTTCAGGCGCCGATGCCGTAATTGGGCGGGTGCGTCTCTTCGAGACAGTGGCTGACGCGGTGGCGGATCTGAGTACGGTCTTTGCCAGCACCGCGCGCGGGCGAGAAATGGTCAAACCTGTGCTCACCCCGCGCCAAGCAGCTGCCAAGATGCGCCACACGTCGGTCACACGCGCCGGTATCTTATTTGGCCCAGAGCGCAGCGGGCTCAGCAATGACGATGTGGTGCCTGCCGACGCCATCATCGAAGTTCCTCTCAATCCGGCCTTTTCGTCGTTAAATCTGGCTCAAGCGGTTTTGATCATTTGCTATGAATGGTCCGCTGCCGCCCAGGAGGCGACGCCGGAGTATCTGCCAGTCGGCCACAGCCCGGCCGCCAATAAGGAAGAAATATTAAATTTCTTCAATATGTTAGAGGGGGAATTGGACTCGCGCGACTTCTATCCGACGGTGGCTATGCGTCCCAAGATGGTGAGCAATTTGCGCAATTTGTTTCAACGCCTCGAGCTGTCGCAACAGGACGTGAAGAGCCTCTTCGGTGTCGTCAAATCACTAACCCGGCCGCCGCGCAGAAAATTTTCTGGAGAAAATTGA
- the cimA gene encoding citramalate synthase, with amino-acid sequence MVGKRIYLYDSSLRSGALPEGAEFSSADRLAIAEALDGLGIDYVEGGPPDSGPADDALFAAAAKYRQARLAVLLPLQTSEGSAASDPALVRARDGGARIVSLAGVASGPQARAELGVEPREQIDMIAENVSQVVGWADETMFVCGHFFDGFRVDPHYALECAATAYIHGARWIVLCDSNGGTLPHEIFAVVEEVAKALPSSHIGIRCLNDSDNAVSSSLAAVRAGAHQVQGTFNGLGVRCGNANLASLIPNLMLKLGCESAVTTEALSRLTAVSHQIDARLNRPPASRAPYVGADAFSRKDGPSTADTTNAAHIDPQSVGNQRRLAAENQAAPDNISRHLAALRISVNLDDPKLKSLLETLHENEQNGLTYDGAEASFELLARNCLGTLPNFFRLDGFRVIDERRVDALGRLVTLSEASVRVQVGENRHMMVAEGAGPVHALDVALRKSLGDAYPDLRELRLVDYKVRILNSEGGTKARIRVMIDSSDGIDIWSTVGVSDNVIDASYNALHDGIVYKLLRDELKRQAASGGSEAPDGEN; translated from the coding sequence ATGGTAGGTAAGCGCATATATCTTTACGACAGCAGCCTGAGAAGCGGCGCGCTGCCTGAAGGCGCCGAGTTTTCTAGCGCCGATAGGCTGGCGATTGCCGAGGCACTGGACGGATTGGGCATCGACTACGTCGAAGGCGGCCCGCCAGACTCTGGCCCTGCCGACGACGCGCTGTTCGCCGCCGCGGCCAAATATCGCCAGGCTCGCCTTGCCGTGCTGTTGCCGCTGCAAACAAGTGAGGGAAGCGCAGCGAGCGATCCAGCGCTAGTGCGGGCGCGCGACGGCGGCGCACGAATCGTGTCCCTGGCGGGTGTCGCATCGGGGCCACAGGCGCGTGCCGAGCTCGGCGTCGAGCCACGTGAGCAGATCGACATGATCGCCGAGAACGTGTCCCAAGTTGTCGGTTGGGCGGATGAAACAATGTTTGTTTGCGGCCATTTTTTTGATGGCTTCAGGGTCGATCCGCATTACGCCCTCGAATGCGCGGCCACAGCCTATATTCACGGCGCCCGCTGGATCGTGCTGTGCGATAGCAACGGCGGCACATTGCCGCACGAGATATTTGCGGTCGTGGAGGAAGTCGCGAAGGCGCTGCCGAGTAGCCATATCGGCATACGTTGTCTCAACGATAGCGACAATGCGGTATCCTCGTCCCTCGCCGCCGTGCGTGCGGGGGCGCACCAGGTGCAAGGCACATTCAACGGACTCGGCGTGCGCTGCGGCAACGCCAATCTCGCTTCGCTGATTCCCAATTTGATGCTCAAATTGGGTTGTGAATCGGCGGTTACGACAGAGGCTTTGAGCCGCCTTACCGCCGTTTCGCATCAAATCGATGCCCGGCTGAACCGGCCTCCGGCATCGCGCGCGCCTTATGTCGGCGCCGACGCATTTAGTCGCAAAGACGGGCCGAGCACCGCGGATACAACGAATGCGGCGCATATCGACCCACAATCTGTCGGTAATCAGCGCCGATTGGCGGCGGAAAACCAGGCCGCCCCGGACAATATCTCTCGGCATTTGGCCGCACTTCGCATCAGCGTCAACCTGGATGATCCAAAGCTCAAAAGCCTTCTCGAAACTTTGCACGAAAATGAACAAAACGGCCTCACCTATGACGGCGCGGAGGCGAGTTTCGAATTGTTGGCGCGCAACTGCCTTGGCACCCTGCCAAATTTTTTCCGGCTCGACGGTTTCCGCGTCATCGATGAACGCAGGGTTGACGCGCTGGGCCGCCTCGTCACGCTGTCGGAAGCTTCGGTGCGCGTGCAGGTGGGGGAGAACCGCCACATGATGGTAGCGGAAGGCGCCGGGCCGGTGCATGCCCTCGATGTTGCGTTGCGTAAATCGCTCGGCGACGCTTATCCCGATCTCAGGGAGCTGCGGCTGGTGGATTACAAAGTGCGAATATTGAATTCGGAAGGCGGAACCAAAGCCCGCATCCGGGTGATGATCGATTCCTCCGACGGAATTGATATTTGGTCGACCGTGGGTGTTTCCGACAATGTCATCGATGCCTCCTATAACGCGCTCCACGACGGCATCGTCTACAAGCTGTTACGCGATGAGTTGAAGCGCCAGGCAGCATCCGGCGGCTCAGAGGCGCCAGATGGCGAAAACTAA
- the cysS gene encoding cysteine--tRNA ligase yields MALSLHNTQTRKKKLFEPLDASRVSMYVCGPTVYDLAHIGNARPIVVFDVLYRLLRNIYGQESVIYVRNITDVDDKINAAAQASGEPISAITARTTKAFHDDIAELNALPPDVEPRATDHIPEMIEMIKTLIASNHAYAAEGHVLFHVPSDQGYGKLSNREREEMLAGARVEVAPYKRDPADFVLWKPSDEALPGWDSPWGRGRPGWHIECSAMSRKHLGVTLDIHGGGADLIFPHHENEVAQSECSCPGHPFVRTWVHNGFLSVNGEKMSKSLGNFITIRQALEGAPGEVLRLMLLSTHYRHPLDWTEEGVQQARTRLDRLYRVLQNVNASGGAEADLNVAVSEDAGFIAALHDDLNTPLALSELERQTDELSKLDGSEARRKRRAVMAGAGILGILQQDPETWFKGGETASDVGHIEEQIALRLAARGARDFDTADKIRDALVATGIVLEDRPDGTTNWRRVG; encoded by the coding sequence GTGGCGCTTTCTCTACATAATACGCAGACGCGAAAGAAAAAACTGTTCGAACCGCTCGATGCGTCGCGCGTTAGTATGTACGTCTGCGGGCCGACTGTTTATGACCTGGCGCATATTGGCAATGCCCGCCCGATCGTCGTCTTCGATGTGTTGTATCGACTGTTGCGCAATATATATGGCCAGGAAAGCGTCATCTATGTGCGCAACATCACTGACGTGGATGACAAGATCAACGCCGCGGCGCAAGCGTCTGGCGAGCCGATTTCGGCCATCACCGCGCGCACGACAAAAGCGTTTCACGACGATATCGCCGAGCTAAACGCGCTGCCGCCAGATGTCGAGCCGCGCGCCACCGATCATATTCCCGAGATGATCGAAATGATCAAAACCCTAATCGCGTCGAATCACGCCTATGCCGCGGAAGGGCATGTTCTCTTTCATGTGCCGTCCGACCAAGGTTACGGCAAGCTATCCAACCGCGAGCGCGAGGAAATGTTGGCCGGCGCGCGGGTGGAAGTCGCGCCCTACAAGCGCGATCCGGCGGATTTCGTTCTGTGGAAGCCAAGCGATGAAGCGCTTCCCGGCTGGGACAGCCCATGGGGGCGGGGGCGCCCGGGCTGGCATATCGAATGCTCTGCCATGAGCCGCAAACATCTTGGCGTCACCTTGGATATTCACGGCGGCGGCGCTGATTTGATTTTCCCTCATCACGAAAACGAGGTCGCCCAAAGCGAATGTTCCTGTCCCGGCCATCCGTTTGTGCGCACTTGGGTGCATAACGGCTTTCTTTCCGTGAACGGCGAGAAGATGTCCAAATCGCTCGGTAATTTCATCACCATCCGCCAAGCGCTTGAAGGCGCGCCGGGTGAGGTCCTGCGCCTGATGTTACTCAGCACGCATTATCGCCATCCGCTCGACTGGACAGAGGAAGGGGTGCAGCAAGCACGTACCCGCCTTGACCGTCTCTACCGCGTCTTGCAAAACGTAAATGCAAGTGGCGGTGCAGAAGCGGATCTGAATGTCGCTGTTTCCGAGGATGCAGGGTTTATCGCCGCGCTACATGACGATCTCAATACGCCGCTGGCGCTCAGCGAATTGGAACGGCAGACCGATGAATTGTCGAAACTGGATGGATCAGAGGCCCGCCGGAAACGCCGCGCTGTTATGGCCGGTGCGGGCATTCTCGGAATTTTACAGCAAGACCCCGAGACTTGGTTCAAGGGCGGAGAAACGGCAAGCGATGTCGGCCATATTGAGGAGCAAATCGCGCTTCGCTTGGCGGCCCGTGGGGCCAGAGACTTCGATACGGCGGATAAAATCCGTGATGCCTTGGTTGCTACCGGCATCGTTCTGGAAGACAGACCGGACGGCACGACCAATTGGCGGCGGGTCGGCTAG